The following proteins come from a genomic window of Hypanus sabinus isolate sHypSab1 chromosome 9, sHypSab1.hap1, whole genome shotgun sequence:
- the LOC132398778 gene encoding parvalbumin alpha-like yields MSSDISALLSAKDIEKALAECSASFNHKTFFQTSGLNKKNDAELTKIFRVLDEDASGYIEVEELTKFLKRFSAGARDLNQKETEAFLAAGDTDHDGKIGVEEFKNMVKA; encoded by the exons ATGTCCTCCGATATCTCCGCCTTACTCAGTGCCAAAGACATCGAAAAAGCCCTGGCTGAGTGTTCTG CTTCTTtcaaccacaagaccttcttccaaaCCAGCGGCCTGAATAAAAAAAACGACGCGGAACTCACCAAAATCTTCCGCGTTCTGGACGAGGATGCGAGCGGATATATTGAGGTGGAAGAGCTGAC AAAGTTCCTGAAGAGGTTCTCTGCCGGTGCTCGGGACCTGAATCAGAAAGAGACAGAAGCTTTCCTTGCTGCTggagacactgatcatgatggaAAGATTGGAGTTGAAG